The Brevibacillus brevis genome contains a region encoding:
- a CDS encoding N-acyl-D-amino-acid deacylase family protein, with protein MIPKKFDIVIRNGMVCDGTGNPWTGLDIGIENGLISHIAKSIPTEGSKEIDATGMVVTPGFIDAHVHSDLWCTRPDIHQIRVLQGITTELVGQDGVSVAPVTEETKPLWMKQLKRINGDIGEWPWNSIEEYLAFLEKAKLNGNAAYLVPHGNIRSIVMGFDGREATQKEVQAMQELVELGMQQGAFGVSSGIQYPPCVYANKEELVGICKGAAEYDGCFVVHIRNESNYSLEALDEVIDAARRSGVRLHVSHFKICGGRNRDKLDIALEKLEQGRAEGIEITFDQYPYAAASTFLHAILPPWMHDGGIRRMLERLHDPKLRERAKEEIMDNGEYDNPVRNNGWDNLVIASVASVNNRGLEGMSLQEIAQRKGIDPASAAFDLLIEEEGEVTIIIHWGNEYDVERVMKHSLQMVGSDGVFGGKPHPRLYGSFARVLGHYAREKQSFPLWEAVRKMTGAPAQLLRLRDRGFLREGYWADIVVFDPNVIVDRATYENPLQHSVGIRHVLVNGKIAVSNGRLTNAVSGSVIRYQS; from the coding sequence ATGATACCGAAAAAATTTGATATCGTCATACGCAACGGGATGGTTTGTGATGGCACAGGAAATCCGTGGACGGGACTTGATATTGGAATCGAAAACGGGCTTATTTCTCATATAGCGAAATCTATTCCCACAGAAGGAAGCAAGGAAATAGATGCGACGGGAATGGTTGTGACCCCTGGTTTTATTGATGCACATGTTCATTCAGATTTGTGGTGTACCCGACCCGACATTCACCAAATCAGGGTGTTGCAGGGGATTACGACAGAACTAGTAGGGCAGGATGGGGTTTCTGTTGCCCCCGTCACGGAAGAGACAAAGCCGCTCTGGATGAAGCAATTGAAACGAATCAACGGTGATATAGGAGAGTGGCCCTGGAATAGCATTGAAGAATACTTAGCATTTCTTGAAAAGGCGAAGCTGAATGGCAATGCAGCATATCTAGTACCACATGGAAATATAAGATCCATCGTGATGGGATTTGATGGCAGGGAGGCTACGCAAAAAGAAGTCCAGGCGATGCAGGAACTGGTAGAGCTAGGAATGCAGCAGGGCGCATTTGGCGTGTCGTCCGGTATCCAATACCCGCCTTGTGTCTATGCGAATAAAGAAGAATTGGTTGGAATCTGCAAGGGTGCTGCTGAATACGATGGCTGCTTTGTCGTTCACATTCGCAACGAAAGCAATTACTCGTTGGAGGCGTTGGACGAGGTGATCGATGCAGCCCGCAGATCGGGAGTTCGCCTACATGTATCCCATTTCAAAATTTGTGGAGGCAGAAATCGGGATAAGCTGGATATTGCTTTGGAAAAGTTGGAGCAGGGACGCGCGGAGGGGATCGAGATTACGTTTGATCAATATCCGTATGCGGCAGCATCGACTTTTCTGCACGCCATTCTTCCACCATGGATGCATGACGGTGGTATCCGCAGGATGTTGGAGAGGCTGCACGACCCCAAATTGCGCGAGCGAGCGAAGGAAGAAATTATGGACAACGGGGAATACGATAATCCCGTTAGAAACAACGGATGGGACAATCTGGTCATCGCATCTGTAGCCTCGGTGAATAATCGAGGGCTGGAAGGAATGAGTTTGCAGGAAATAGCCCAGCGAAAAGGGATCGATCCGGCATCTGCCGCATTCGATCTTCTCATCGAGGAGGAAGGCGAGGTAACGATCATTATCCATTGGGGGAACGAATACGATGTCGAACGGGTAATGAAACATTCGCTGCAAATGGTGGGTTCAGATGGTGTGTTCGGCGGGAAACCCCATCCCAGACTCTACGGTTCATTCGCTCGTGTGCTAGGTCATTACGCAAGAGAAAAACAATCGTTTCCGTTATGGGAAGCGGTGCGGAAAATGACAGGCGCGCCCGCTCAGTTGCTGCGGTTGCGAGATCGAGGATTTTTACGGGAAGGATACTGGGCCGATATCGTAGTATTTGACCCGAATGTGATTGTAGACCGGGCAACATATGAAAACCCTTTGCAGCACTCAGTCGGTATTCGCCATGTCCTGGTCAATGGAAAGATCGCAGTGTCAAATGGACGTCTTACAAATGCGGTAAGTGGTTCAGTTATCCGTTATCAGTCTTGA
- a CDS encoding ABC transporter substrate-binding protein, which yields MIKKPVGYMLTLLFIVTLSFLGCSSSPSSSDPNSGSVQGEVKPKEKNELRVALSVSPPSLDMVKTSTTVALQVGWHIFEPLVTLDRDYKPTPMLAKSYQVSEDGKEITLTLREGITFHNGKAMGVEDVIASLNRWKELSPNGKTALANAKISSKDSDKIIITLEKPSGTLLTSLAFPQQGAMIMPKEIIEAATEEGVKEYIGTGPYKFVEWKQDQYIHLEKYADYQALSDPANGLGGKKEAKVDRIYFHTVPDAATRVAGLQSGEYDFADELPFDNYEQLKTDPNLVTVVSKPQKYVGMIFNKKQGLFANVTARQAVNAALDHEMIMMGITGNPDFFRLDHSLMFVEQPWHSEAGKEKYNQKNPELAKKLLAEAGYKGEPVTIITTKDYDYIYKSSIMVKDQLEKIGVKVNFEIYDWPTMVSKRSDENKWNIFFTGFPTYTNPVQTLYLDSRNKWPGWYNNAEMDALLDELRHTVSFDEQKAKFEKIQALFWEDLPIVKIGDLHGLAAHRNYVKGYQYFMDAPFWNVSVQ from the coding sequence ATGATCAAAAAGCCGGTTGGTTACATGTTGACACTGCTCTTCATCGTCACACTTTCATTTTTGGGGTGCTCTTCCTCTCCTTCCTCAAGCGATCCGAATTCTGGCAGCGTACAGGGTGAAGTGAAGCCGAAGGAGAAGAACGAATTGCGTGTAGCGTTGTCAGTATCACCACCATCTCTTGACATGGTGAAAACATCCACGACAGTGGCTCTCCAAGTAGGCTGGCATATTTTTGAGCCACTTGTCACCCTGGATAGAGACTACAAACCAACTCCGATGCTGGCGAAATCCTATCAAGTGAGTGAAGACGGCAAAGAAATTACACTAACACTCAGGGAAGGAATCACTTTTCATAACGGGAAAGCCATGGGTGTAGAAGATGTGATCGCTTCACTCAACCGTTGGAAGGAGCTGTCACCAAACGGAAAAACAGCACTTGCCAATGCCAAGATTTCGTCAAAGGACAGCGATAAGATTATCATCACCTTGGAAAAGCCCTCCGGCACGTTGTTGACTTCTCTCGCGTTTCCTCAGCAGGGCGCAATGATCATGCCAAAGGAAATCATTGAAGCGGCTACGGAAGAGGGAGTGAAAGAATACATTGGAACAGGACCGTACAAATTTGTGGAGTGGAAACAAGATCAGTACATCCATCTTGAAAAATATGCCGATTATCAAGCATTGTCCGATCCTGCAAACGGATTGGGAGGGAAAAAGGAAGCAAAAGTAGACCGGATTTACTTCCACACGGTCCCGGATGCGGCTACTCGTGTTGCTGGACTTCAGTCAGGGGAGTACGACTTTGCTGATGAGCTCCCCTTCGACAACTATGAACAGTTAAAAACTGATCCGAATCTGGTGACGGTCGTGTCGAAACCGCAAAAATACGTTGGCATGATTTTTAACAAGAAACAGGGTTTGTTCGCGAATGTAACGGCACGACAGGCAGTGAACGCCGCACTTGACCATGAAATGATCATGATGGGGATTACCGGGAACCCGGATTTCTTTCGACTGGATCACAGCCTGATGTTTGTAGAGCAGCCTTGGCATTCAGAAGCAGGAAAAGAAAAATACAATCAAAAGAACCCCGAATTGGCGAAAAAACTGCTGGCTGAAGCTGGATACAAGGGTGAGCCCGTGACGATTATTACAACGAAAGATTACGATTATATCTACAAAAGCTCGATTATGGTGAAAGACCAGTTAGAGAAAATCGGGGTCAAAGTAAACTTTGAGATTTACGACTGGCCTACGATGGTCAGCAAACGATCGGACGAAAACAAATGGAACATATTCTTTACCGGTTTTCCAACCTACACAAACCCGGTTCAAACATTGTACCTGGATTCCCGCAACAAGTGGCCAGGCTGGTACAACAATGCTGAGATGGATGCGTTGCTGGACGAACTTCGCCATACCGTTTCCTTTGATGAGCAAAAGGCCAAATTTGAGAAGATTCAAGCGTTGTTCTGGGAGGATCTCCCAATTGTAAAAATAGGTGACTTGCATGGATTGGCAGCTCATCGCAACTATGTCAAAGGCTATCAATACTTCATGGATGCGCCATTCTGGAATGTTTCTGTCCAATAG
- a CDS encoding N-acyl-D-amino-acid deacylase family protein — translation MLDIVIRNGQVYDGTGNPWTRLDIGIRDGRIVKIGQLHDSEAVLEIEAEGLAVCPGFIDTHVHSDLLCTKPDIHKIKVLQGVTTELLGQDGISVAPVNEQTKPLWQKQLRGLNGDIGDWPWNSIDEYLQFLSRSTLAGNVAYLVPHGAVRTLVMGFEGRRATTEEMRKMRELVEEGMRQGAVGLSSGLVYPPNLFSCKEELIELCKGAAKYDGCFVVHMRNESNHILEALDEMIDVARRSSVRLHISHFKVIGRNNRGNFQQALEKMDQARAEGIEITFDQYPYTAGSTVLHALLPPWMHNGGTEELLAKLQDPEVRRRIKDDFENNHDFENWVESCGWGKIVIASVASEKNRVAEGKNLLEIAEMRGTTPADAVFELLLEENAGVTMVISWGEEEDITNALKHPMQIVGSDGIFGGKPHPRLYGTFPRILGRFVREKEVLTMSEAIRHMTGAPAQLLRLKDRGFITEGYWADIVIFDPQTIADQATYEQPLLEPIGIKYVLVNGKVAVDNASFTGLTAGKVIRSEEISLRIT, via the coding sequence ATGCTGGATATCGTTATTCGAAATGGTCAGGTGTACGACGGAACTGGTAATCCGTGGACCCGGTTGGACATCGGCATTAGGGACGGAAGGATTGTGAAGATCGGACAGCTTCACGACTCAGAAGCCGTGCTAGAGATCGAGGCAGAAGGTCTGGCTGTTTGCCCTGGTTTTATTGACACGCATGTACACTCTGACTTGCTGTGCACAAAGCCGGACATTCACAAAATCAAGGTGCTGCAAGGTGTGACAACAGAGCTGCTCGGGCAAGACGGCATTTCTGTTGCGCCTGTCAATGAACAGACGAAACCATTATGGCAAAAACAGCTCCGCGGGTTGAATGGGGACATTGGAGACTGGCCGTGGAATTCCATTGACGAGTACCTCCAATTTTTAAGCCGCTCTACGCTGGCCGGAAATGTCGCTTATTTGGTTCCACATGGTGCTGTTCGAACACTTGTGATGGGGTTCGAGGGACGGAGGGCTACCACAGAAGAGATGCGAAAAATGCGTGAGCTCGTAGAAGAAGGAATGCGGCAAGGAGCAGTCGGCCTGTCGTCAGGGCTGGTGTATCCGCCTAATTTGTTTTCCTGCAAAGAGGAGCTCATCGAGTTATGCAAAGGAGCAGCGAAATACGATGGATGCTTCGTCGTCCATATGCGAAATGAAAGCAATCACATTCTCGAAGCGCTTGACGAGATGATCGATGTTGCACGCCGTTCAAGTGTGCGTCTGCATATTTCTCATTTCAAGGTGATTGGCCGAAACAATCGTGGCAACTTCCAACAGGCATTAGAAAAAATGGATCAGGCCCGTGCTGAGGGGATCGAGATCACCTTTGATCAATATCCGTACACAGCAGGATCAACCGTGTTACATGCCTTGTTGCCACCGTGGATGCACAATGGGGGCACAGAGGAGCTTCTCGCCAAGCTGCAAGACCCAGAGGTTCGCAGGCGGATTAAAGATGACTTCGAGAACAACCATGATTTTGAAAACTGGGTAGAGAGCTGTGGTTGGGGAAAAATCGTGATTGCGTCTGTCGCTTCTGAGAAAAATCGCGTCGCGGAGGGGAAGAATTTACTGGAAATTGCCGAGATGCGCGGAACAACACCTGCCGATGCTGTCTTTGAGCTGTTGCTGGAGGAAAACGCTGGTGTCACGATGGTCATTTCATGGGGCGAAGAGGAGGATATCACGAACGCGCTTAAACATCCGATGCAAATCGTCGGTTCGGACGGGATATTCGGCGGAAAACCGCATCCGAGGCTATACGGAACCTTCCCGAGAATATTGGGGAGGTTTGTCAGGGAAAAAGAAGTTCTCACGATGTCTGAAGCGATTCGCCATATGACAGGAGCGCCTGCGCAACTGCTTCGACTAAAGGATCGAGGATTCATTACCGAAGGGTATTGGGCGGATATCGTCATTTTCGATCCCCAAACGATTGCAGATCAAGCCACCTACGAGCAGCCTCTTCTTGAGCCGATTGGGATCAAATATGTGCTGGTGAATGGGAAAGTGGCGGTGGACAATGCATCCTTCACCGGTTTAACCGCAGGGAAAGTCATTCGAAGTGAAGAGATCAGCTTGAGAATAACCTGA
- a CDS encoding ABC transporter ATP-binding protein, with translation MGAKEKTAVPLLQVSNLVKHFPIKRGYFQEKAYVKAVSNLSLKIYKGETYGLVGESGCGKSTTGRMILRLLAPTSGSVQYKGQDITHFSDEELRNARKEMQIIFQDPYSALNPRKQIGKAIAEPMSIFHLGEKRQHKQLVLDLLRKVGLQPEHFDRYPHEFSGGQRQRIVLARALAVNPAFIVCDEPVSALDVSIQSQILNLLQQLQEDFQLTYLFIAHDLSVVRHISDRVGVMYLGHLVEEAPTDVLFSEPLHPYTRALLSAVPEPNPKKRKERIVLSSEVPSPIDLPKGCVFHPRCPQAIATCKEVVPVLREMGTGHRVACHLVS, from the coding sequence TTGGGGGCTAAGGAGAAAACAGCGGTACCACTTTTGCAGGTATCCAATTTAGTGAAGCATTTTCCGATCAAACGAGGCTACTTTCAAGAGAAAGCGTACGTAAAAGCGGTCAGCAATCTTTCCCTGAAAATATACAAAGGGGAAACCTATGGGCTGGTTGGGGAATCCGGATGCGGAAAAAGCACAACGGGCCGCATGATCCTTCGCTTGCTTGCGCCGACGTCTGGGAGTGTGCAATACAAAGGACAGGACATCACTCATTTTTCAGATGAAGAACTAAGAAACGCCAGAAAAGAAATGCAGATCATTTTTCAAGACCCGTATTCAGCGCTGAATCCCCGCAAACAAATAGGCAAAGCCATCGCTGAACCGATGAGTATTTTCCATTTGGGAGAGAAAAGGCAGCACAAGCAGCTTGTCCTTGACCTTCTTCGTAAAGTGGGACTGCAGCCAGAACATTTCGACCGATATCCGCATGAGTTTTCAGGTGGGCAAAGACAGCGGATTGTGTTGGCGCGTGCACTTGCAGTAAATCCTGCATTCATCGTATGTGATGAGCCTGTTTCCGCACTCGATGTCTCCATCCAGTCTCAAATTCTCAATCTATTGCAACAGCTCCAAGAAGATTTTCAACTCACCTATTTATTCATCGCGCATGACCTCAGCGTCGTCCGACATATTTCTGATCGAGTCGGCGTGATGTACCTGGGTCATTTGGTGGAAGAAGCCCCCACCGATGTATTGTTCTCTGAGCCACTGCATCCTTATACCCGAGCGCTATTGTCGGCTGTTCCAGAGCCAAATCCAAAGAAAAGGAAAGAGAGGATCGTCCTCTCAAGTGAAGTTCCCTCCCCCATCGATTTGCCAAAAGGCTGCGTGTTTCATCCGAGATGTCCGCAAGCGATCGCCACCTGTAAGGAAGTCGTTCCGGTTTTGCGGGAAATGGGTACGGGCCATCGTGTCGCATGTCATCTGGTTTCATAA
- a CDS encoding ABC transporter ATP-binding protein translates to MIHMPLLEVKNLRTTFSTELGQVTAVDGVSFQVDSGETVGLVGESGCGKSVTSLSILRLFRKHSGTRLTGEIFFEQKELLQSSMEELQEIRGNRISMIFQDPMSSLNPVYTVGNQIAESLMLHQKLSKKAAQEKTIEMLTLVGIPSPDKRVNDYPHQLSGGMRQRVMIAMGLCCQPKLLIADEPTTALDVTIQAQILDLMLGLQKQLQMGILLITHDLGVVAEVCDRVLVMYLGQIVEEASVETLFENPKHPYTIGLMKSIPTIDGKRGKKLHVIEGIVPSLHQIPKGCRFAPRCPLADEKCRQHPPDLFEIARLHQVRCWHHERIGVGGVAFGG, encoded by the coding sequence ATGATTCATATGCCATTGTTGGAAGTGAAAAACTTGAGAACGACCTTTTCAACAGAGCTGGGTCAGGTGACAGCTGTAGACGGGGTTTCCTTTCAGGTGGATTCCGGCGAGACGGTCGGACTGGTTGGGGAATCGGGATGCGGAAAAAGTGTGACTTCCTTGTCGATCCTACGGCTGTTCCGAAAACACAGTGGAACGAGACTTACAGGCGAAATCTTTTTTGAGCAAAAAGAGCTGCTGCAATCATCCATGGAGGAGCTGCAAGAGATTCGCGGCAATCGGATATCGATGATCTTCCAGGACCCGATGAGCTCGCTCAATCCTGTTTATACCGTAGGAAACCAAATTGCCGAATCGCTCATGTTGCATCAAAAATTGTCCAAAAAAGCTGCGCAGGAAAAAACGATTGAAATGCTTACCTTGGTCGGCATCCCATCACCGGATAAGAGGGTGAACGACTATCCTCATCAGCTCTCAGGCGGAATGAGGCAGCGTGTCATGATCGCCATGGGCTTGTGCTGCCAGCCCAAGCTGTTGATTGCGGATGAACCGACGACCGCATTGGACGTTACCATTCAAGCGCAAATTCTTGATTTGATGCTGGGTCTGCAAAAGCAATTACAGATGGGAATCCTGCTAATTACTCACGATCTTGGCGTCGTTGCGGAAGTGTGCGATCGCGTTCTGGTCATGTATTTGGGGCAGATCGTAGAAGAAGCTTCTGTGGAAACCTTGTTTGAGAATCCGAAGCATCCCTATACGATTGGTTTGATGAAATCGATCCCGACCATTGATGGCAAACGTGGAAAGAAGCTCCATGTAATAGAAGGCATCGTTCCGTCGCTCCATCAGATTCCAAAAGGGTGTCGATTTGCACCCAGATGCCCGCTTGCAGATGAAAAGTGCAGGCAGCATCCTCCAGACTTGTTTGAAATAGCGAGATTGCATCAGGTTCGATGCTGGCATCACGAAAGAATCGGGGTGGGGGGCGTTGCGTTTGGGGGCTAA
- a CDS encoding ABC transporter permease — protein METSSVTIATSQPVAPSRHHVRVAMNRFFANRLAVSGSILVLFITLICVLAPLLTSYDPLEMKVQDRLQPPSTSHWFGTDEFGRDVFTRVVYGSRISMGVGFSVVVITSIVGLLFGLYSAYYRRLDNFLMRINDGLMAFPAILLAIAILAALGPKMSNVIIALSVVYIPTVARAIRSVAITVREQTYIEAIHALGGKSWRVIWLHIAPNCLSPLIVQATFIFAYAVITEASLSFLGAGTPPPEPSWGNILNDGRTIMKQAWWMTVFPGLSIMITVLGLNLLGDGLRDLLDPHTNRAKK, from the coding sequence ATGGAAACATCTTCGGTAACGATTGCCACAAGCCAACCTGTTGCACCTTCCAGGCATCACGTACGAGTAGCCATGAATCGGTTTTTCGCAAACCGATTGGCTGTCTCAGGGAGTATTCTCGTTTTGTTTATCACCCTCATTTGTGTCCTTGCTCCTTTGCTCACCTCCTATGATCCACTCGAAATGAAAGTGCAGGATCGACTCCAACCGCCAAGCACGAGCCATTGGTTTGGTACGGACGAGTTTGGCCGAGATGTATTTACCCGTGTTGTGTACGGAAGCAGAATTTCTATGGGGGTTGGATTCTCGGTAGTCGTGATTACTTCCATCGTGGGGTTACTATTTGGGCTGTATTCAGCCTACTACCGAAGATTGGACAACTTTCTCATGCGGATCAATGACGGCTTAATGGCATTTCCCGCTATCCTGCTCGCCATTGCCATATTGGCAGCACTTGGCCCGAAAATGAGCAATGTGATTATCGCTCTGAGTGTTGTGTATATTCCAACGGTAGCCCGAGCGATCAGATCGGTAGCGATCACTGTGAGAGAGCAGACGTATATCGAAGCGATTCATGCGCTGGGGGGGAAGTCATGGAGGGTCATTTGGCTGCATATCGCCCCTAACTGCCTGTCTCCTCTGATTGTCCAGGCAACGTTCATTTTTGCCTATGCAGTCATTACGGAAGCCTCCTTGAGTTTCTTGGGAGCGGGAACTCCGCCGCCTGAGCCTAGCTGGGGAAATATTTTAAATGACGGAAGAACGATCATGAAACAAGCATGGTGGATGACTGTTTTTCCCGGACTGTCGATCATGATAACCGTATTGGGACTCAACCTGCTCGGAGATGGTCTCCGCGATTTATTGGACCCGCATACGAATCGAGCAAAAAAATAA
- a CDS encoding ABC transporter permease, translating to MGGYLLKRVVSLLPVLLVVAVVDFIIIHLTPGDPASVILGAQATEEELAKLREQLGLNLPIYIRFFEWIGGLLQGDLGWSIFMDKPVTEAIWEHLGPTLSLTIMAEIIAILFAIPLGVMAANRRGTWMDQSFMTFALLGISLPSFWIGLNLILLFAVQLNWLPAAGYQPISKGLLNHFKYLIMPAISLGIMQGALIARMTRSSMLEVLNENYIRTAEAKGLKLWIVTYKHALRNAFIPILTVIGLSFATLIGGAVVTETVFNIPGIGKLIVNSVLRRDYEVIQGTVLMIAAAYVLINLIVDLLYAYIDPRVRYDKS from the coding sequence ATGGGAGGTTATTTGCTTAAGCGTGTCGTGTCCTTATTACCTGTCCTTCTGGTTGTAGCGGTTGTTGATTTTATTATCATTCATCTTACCCCTGGTGACCCTGCTTCTGTCATTCTGGGGGCACAAGCTACGGAAGAAGAATTAGCAAAATTACGAGAGCAGCTAGGTTTAAATCTTCCCATCTATATCCGCTTTTTCGAATGGATAGGGGGCTTGCTGCAAGGGGATTTAGGCTGGTCGATTTTTATGGATAAGCCTGTGACAGAAGCGATATGGGAGCATTTAGGGCCTACCCTGTCCTTAACGATTATGGCTGAGATCATCGCGATTCTGTTTGCGATCCCCTTGGGTGTGATGGCTGCCAATCGTCGAGGCACTTGGATGGATCAATCGTTTATGACATTTGCTTTGCTGGGAATCTCGCTTCCTAGCTTCTGGATCGGATTGAATCTGATCTTGCTTTTCGCCGTCCAACTGAATTGGCTGCCTGCAGCAGGCTATCAACCGATATCCAAGGGACTCCTGAATCATTTCAAATACTTGATCATGCCCGCGATATCACTTGGCATTATGCAAGGGGCTTTAATTGCGCGAATGACGCGATCCTCCATGCTGGAAGTGTTGAACGAAAATTACATTCGAACGGCAGAAGCAAAAGGCTTGAAGCTGTGGATTGTCACCTATAAGCATGCACTTCGCAATGCCTTCATCCCCATTCTCACGGTAATCGGACTGTCGTTTGCGACGCTGATCGGGGGAGCAGTCGTGACTGAAACCGTCTTTAACATACCTGGGATCGGCAAGCTCATTGTCAATTCCGTTTTAAGACGGGATTACGAGGTGATCCAAGGAACCGTGCTCATGATTGCGGCAGCGTATGTTCTCATCAATCTCATTGTTGATTTGCTTTACGCGTATATCGATCCACGTGTGCGATACGACAAGAGCTAA
- a CDS encoding helix-turn-helix domain-containing protein, with amino-acid sequence MATTFPALILLPLGYKDVQEVKQLVLSCKEEVDVFLFAGPIPYQIAREHVDGPKPMVYLPYNGTSLYRVFFQLLRDSGTLLKDSRLRFSIDVLSLQEIEQRLDELSIPVDRMYTMEYRQEQSAGDILQFHYDLWTSNKIDAIFTCVASVYWELRRLEIPCYRVTPTKSTIQDGLYRAQMEGKNLQLNDTQIAIGIINIENIVKKWHSSEYELQRKKIAIQEILIDYGEEIQALMNWPDRNEVIFVTTRGVIERTTSMFTRFPLLERIVNRLNISASIGIGLGRTANEAQSKAGEALSKAKAGGGGSCFIAMHDGNVVGPLGEEFQLAYSLRSNNPERLNAARKSGLSVGTINKLISFCQNYGSSQITAADLASRFGVSLRSARRILSKLEQSQLAIVVGEEQPICKGRPRQVYDLKLQI; translated from the coding sequence ATGGCAACAACATTTCCGGCCTTAATATTGCTCCCCCTCGGTTACAAAGATGTTCAGGAGGTTAAACAGCTTGTGCTTTCCTGCAAGGAAGAGGTGGATGTCTTTTTATTTGCCGGTCCGATTCCATACCAAATTGCTCGTGAACACGTTGATGGTCCAAAGCCGATGGTTTACCTGCCTTACAATGGAACGAGCCTCTACCGCGTGTTCTTTCAATTGCTGCGAGATAGCGGGACTCTACTGAAAGATAGTCGGTTGCGGTTTAGTATCGATGTTCTGTCTTTACAAGAGATTGAACAAAGGTTGGATGAGCTTTCTATACCTGTGGATCGTATGTACACGATGGAATATCGGCAAGAGCAGAGCGCTGGCGACATTCTTCAGTTTCATTACGACTTATGGACAAGTAACAAGATAGACGCGATTTTCACTTGCGTGGCATCTGTTTATTGGGAGCTTCGAAGATTAGAAATCCCCTGTTATCGTGTGACCCCCACCAAATCTACGATTCAAGACGGTTTGTATCGAGCGCAAATGGAAGGAAAGAACCTCCAGTTAAATGATACGCAGATCGCAATTGGCATCATCAATATTGAAAACATCGTGAAAAAATGGCATTCATCCGAATATGAGCTTCAGCGAAAGAAAATCGCGATCCAGGAAATTTTGATTGATTATGGGGAAGAAATTCAAGCCTTGATGAACTGGCCGGATCGAAATGAAGTCATCTTCGTAACGACTCGAGGAGTTATTGAACGGACGACGAGCATGTTTACGCGGTTCCCTCTGCTAGAGAGAATTGTAAACCGTTTAAACATTTCGGCCAGTATCGGAATTGGGCTGGGCCGAACCGCGAACGAGGCGCAAAGCAAAGCCGGGGAAGCTCTCTCCAAAGCAAAAGCCGGCGGAGGAGGAAGCTGTTTCATCGCTATGCACGATGGCAATGTTGTCGGACCGCTGGGTGAAGAATTTCAGTTAGCGTACTCCCTCCGAAGCAACAATCCAGAGCGTTTGAATGCCGCCCGAAAATCAGGTTTGAGCGTCGGGACGATCAACAAACTGATCTCCTTTTGCCAAAACTACGGCAGCTCACAAATAACCGCAGCTGACCTCGCTAGTCGATTTGGTGTTTCACTACGCAGTGCCAGACGGATTTTAAGCAAATTAGAGCAGAGTCAATTGGCAATCGTCGTCGGTGAAGAGCAGCCGATCTGCAAAGGAAGGCCCCGTCAGGTCTACGATCTGAAACTGCAAATATGA